The Blattabacterium cuenoti genome includes a region encoding these proteins:
- a CDS encoding sulfite exporter TauE/SafE family protein, giving the protein MKEIFINVLPHELDDVLINMCKIRKKLKGNFEYKVKILNLITEKWLIKKTSLKENKLHKNLIKYLFFIIGLIITISFFLHFLTKSIFFQKILDHFNQNFLYLIFTGFFAQLVDGAIGMGYGLTCTTILLSFGIPLPSISASIHTAEIFSSGISGLSHYKMGNVNKKLFKILLIPGVIGSIVVAFLLAKFGESYAIFKPMLASYTFFFGVKILLKTWKKDHKKTRKIGCLAGCGGFLDSFVGGRWGPFVTSTLISKGRTPKYVIGSVSLSEFFVTLSSTLTFFSLLGINYWRIVFGLVFGGLFAAPLAAKISGKLPIKIMFLSIGILVIIWSVRILYNCFFN; this is encoded by the coding sequence TTGAAAGAAATTTTTATAAATGTTTTACCACATGAATTAGATGACGTGTTGATAAATATGTGTAAAATACGAAAAAAACTAAAAGGAAATTTTGAATATAAAGTGAAAATTCTCAATTTAATAACTGAAAAATGGTTGATCAAAAAAACATCATTGAAAGAAAACAAATTACATAAAAATTTAATAAAGTATTTGTTTTTTATAATAGGACTTATTATTACTATCAGTTTTTTTCTACATTTTTTAACAAAAAGTATTTTTTTTCAAAAAATATTGGATCATTTTAATCAAAATTTTTTATATCTAATTTTTACTGGTTTTTTTGCACAACTCGTTGATGGAGCTATAGGAATGGGATATGGTCTAACTTGTACGACTATATTACTTTCTTTTGGAATTCCTCTTCCTTCAATCAGTGCTAGTATACATACTGCAGAGATATTCTCTAGCGGAATATCTGGATTGAGTCATTATAAGATGGGAAATGTAAACAAAAAATTATTTAAAATATTACTTATCCCAGGAGTTATAGGTTCTATTGTTGTAGCTTTTTTGCTTGCTAAATTTGGAGAGTCTTACGCTATTTTTAAACCAATGTTAGCTTCTTATACTTTTTTCTTTGGAGTTAAAATTTTGTTAAAGACATGGAAAAAGGATCACAAAAAAACTAGAAAAATAGGGTGTCTCGCAGGATGTGGAGGTTTTTTAGATTCTTTTGTAGGTGGAAGATGGGGCCCTTTTGTTACTAGCACTTTAATATCAAAGGGAAGAACTCCAAAATATGTTATAGGATCGGTAAGTTTATCTGAATTTTTTGTAACTCTTTCGAGTACTTTAACTTTTTTTTCTTTATTAGGAATTAACTACTGGAGAATAGTTTTTGGATTAGTTTTTGGAGGATTATTTGCTGCGCCTTTAGCAGCAAAAATATCCGGAAAACTTCCTATAAAAATAATGTTTCTATCTATAGGAATTTTGGTAATTATCTGGAGCGTGAGGATTTTGTATAATTGTTTTTTCAATTAA
- a CDS encoding assimilatory sulfite reductase (NADPH) hemoprotein subunit: MIKSKIKPTIQFFDIHQLDSIATCGDVNRNVVCSTYIDSKYSREEILNYATKISNMLLPKTKYYYEIWLDRNKIYEKKEEKDPLYKETYLPSKFKISIAIPPNNDVDVFANDIGLIAIIDNKSKILKGFNISVGGGLSTTHGNYKTYSRLGTVIGFSDSEDP; the protein is encoded by the coding sequence TTGATAAAATCCAAAATAAAACCAACTATTCAATTTTTTGATATTCATCAATTGGATTCTATTGCTACATGTGGAGATGTTAACAGAAATGTGGTATGCAGTACCTATATAGACAGTAAATACTCTCGTGAAGAAATTTTGAATTATGCTACTAAAATTAGCAATATGTTACTTCCTAAAACAAAATATTACTATGAAATTTGGTTAGATAGAAATAAGATATATGAAAAAAAAGAAGAAAAAGATCCTCTTTACAAGGAAACTTATTTACCTAGTAAATTCAAAATTTCTATAGCAATCCCTCCTAATAATGATGTCGACGTTTTTGCTAATGATATAGGTTTAATTGCTATTATTGACAATAAATCTAAAATTTTAAAAGGGTTTAACATATCTGTTGGAGGAGGATTATCTACTACTCATGGTAATTATAAAACTTATTCTAGGTTAGGAACTGTAATTGGTTTTTCTGATTCTGAAGATCCATAA
- a CDS encoding diflavin oxidoreductase, translating to MVFRNFEFFSKKKYEKNTENRREKICGKVLNNILLSDKKRGSNKEIYHVEISVQNEVKYLPGDSIGVFPENSSNEIHDIIEYILRNRKKKGSEINIFNLFKKEFNIFNLSDNFLKKYSFLSEKKNIPSNRKWKLIDLLKEFPIKKEFSLRDLIKIMEPIKPRLYSISSSPKAHYNEIHITVSRHSFQLNGETVYGHCSDFLSKLKEGEKLSFFIYRNQLFRLPKNSEKDIILIGPGTGIAPFRSFLYEREAIEATGKNWLFFGDQHFYSDFLYQTEIQNWKKKGVLNRISLSFSRDQEKKIYVQDKIWENRIEFFSWIKNGAYIYVCGKKNPMSIDVEKMIFRVIEEVGGCDPESFMKEMKKHGRYLKDVY from the coding sequence ATGGTTTTTAGAAATTTTGAATTTTTTTCAAAAAAAAAATATGAAAAAAATACAGAAAATAGAAGGGAAAAAATATGTGGAAAAGTTTTGAATAATATCCTTTTAAGTGATAAAAAAAGAGGGTCTAATAAAGAAATTTATCATGTTGAAATTTCTGTTCAAAATGAAGTTAAATATCTTCCGGGTGATTCTATAGGAGTGTTTCCTGAAAATTCTTCGAATGAAATACATGATATTATAGAATATATTTTAAGAAATAGAAAAAAAAAAGGATCTGAAATAAATATATTTAATCTTTTCAAGAAAGAATTTAATATTTTTAATTTATCAGATAATTTTTTAAAAAAATATTCTTTTTTATCTGAAAAAAAAAATATTCCTTCTAATCGAAAATGGAAACTGATTGATCTTTTAAAAGAATTTCCTATAAAAAAGGAATTTTCATTAAGAGATTTAATAAAAATAATGGAACCTATCAAACCAAGATTATATTCCATTTCTTCTTCTCCTAAAGCTCATTATAATGAAATACATATTACTGTATCTCGTCATAGTTTTCAATTGAATGGAGAAACTGTATATGGTCATTGCTCTGATTTTTTATCTAAGTTAAAGGAAGGAGAAAAATTATCATTTTTTATTTATAGAAATCAATTGTTTAGATTACCAAAAAATTCTGAAAAAGACATAATCCTTATTGGACCTGGAACCGGAATAGCTCCTTTTCGTTCTTTTTTATATGAAAGAGAAGCTATAGAAGCTACAGGGAAAAATTGGCTATTTTTTGGAGATCAACATTTTTATTCAGACTTTTTGTATCAAACAGAAATCCAAAATTGGAAAAAAAAAGGAGTTCTTAATCGAATCAGTCTCTCTTTCTCTAGAGATCAAGAAAAAAAAATATATGTACAAGATAAAATATGGGAAAATAGAATAGAATTTTTTTCATGGATAAAAAATGGAGCATATATCTATGTTTGTGGAAAAAAAAATCCTATGAGCATAGATGTTGAAAAAATGATCTTTCGTGTAATAGAGGAAGTAGGAGGATGTGATCCAGAATCTTTTATGAAAGAAATGAAAAAACATGGAAGATATTTAAAAGACGTATACTAA
- a CDS encoding flavodoxin domain-containing protein, translating to MLSESNKKTFFNLIKESSIEEIIWMCGYMSGLLSSNTKKSSKELNKEEKITLVYGTETGNAKNLAFDIYQKAKNKKLQMKLMSLDQYRLQDLEKEDYLFVIISTHGEGEPPSSAKDFFDFIHENQKINLNHLKYSVLALGDKSYSYFCKAGVDVDKRLNNIGAIRIVPLHKCDVDYEEKANKWFLEILNFFQKKNMKKIQKIEGKKYVEKF from the coding sequence ATGTTATCTGAATCAAATAAAAAAACATTTTTTAATTTAATCAAAGAATCCTCTATAGAAGAGATTATTTGGATGTGTGGCTATATGTCTGGATTATTATCTTCTAATACTAAAAAATCTTCTAAAGAATTAAATAAAGAGGAAAAAATTACGTTAGTTTATGGGACAGAGACAGGAAATGCCAAAAATTTAGCTTTTGACATTTATCAAAAAGCAAAAAATAAAAAATTGCAAATGAAATTGATGAGTTTAGATCAATATCGTTTGCAAGATTTGGAAAAAGAAGATTATTTATTCGTAATAATTAGTACACATGGAGAAGGAGAACCACCTTCTTCCGCAAAAGATTTTTTTGATTTTATTCATGAAAATCAAAAAATTAATCTTAATCATTTAAAATACAGTGTATTAGCTTTAGGAGATAAATCTTATTCTTACTTTTGTAAAGCGGGGGTCGATGTAGATAAACGTTTGAATAACATAGGAGCAATCAGAATCGTTCCATTGCATAAATGTGATGTCGATTATGAAGAAAAAGCAAATAAATGGTTTTTAGAAATTTTGAATTTTTTTCAAAAAAAAAATATGAAAAAAATACAGAAAATAGAAGGGAAAAAATATGTGGAAAAGTTTTGA
- the cysK gene encoding cysteine synthase A, which yields MKFDSILKTIGNTPHVRLNKLYPNHQIWMKLEKNNPGGSIKDRIALSMIEDAEKKGALHKGDIIIEPTSGNTGIGLAMVCAVKDYRLILVMPESMSIERRKLFSIFGAKFVLTPREKGMNGAIKKAEELIDTISNSWMPKQFDNISNPNIHKNTTAKEIIDAFPEGIDYFITGVGTGGHITGIGEVLKNKYPNLKIFSVEPVESPVIFGGESNPHSLQGLGAGFIPSILNVKILDGSFLVSKEDAFTFVRKIAKKEGILVGISTGAVLSAIDQQLSNFSEKSIILTFNYDTGERYLSVENLFL from the coding sequence ATGAAATTTGATAGTATTTTAAAAACTATTGGAAATACACCTCATGTTCGTCTTAATAAATTATATCCGAATCACCAAATTTGGATGAAATTAGAAAAAAATAATCCAGGAGGAAGTATAAAAGATAGAATAGCACTATCTATGATAGAAGATGCTGAAAAAAAAGGAGCCCTCCATAAAGGAGATATTATCATAGAACCTACTTCTGGAAATACAGGAATAGGATTAGCTATGGTTTGTGCTGTGAAAGATTATCGTCTTATTTTAGTCATGCCAGAATCTATGAGTATTGAAAGAAGAAAATTATTTTCTATTTTTGGAGCAAAATTTGTTTTAACTCCAAGAGAAAAAGGAATGAATGGTGCTATTAAAAAAGCAGAAGAACTAATTGATACAATTTCTAATTCCTGGATGCCTAAACAATTTGATAATATATCTAATCCAAATATTCATAAAAATACAACAGCAAAAGAAATCATAGATGCTTTTCCTGAAGGAATAGATTATTTTATTACAGGAGTTGGAACTGGTGGACATATTACTGGTATAGGAGAAGTATTAAAAAATAAATATCCTAATCTAAAAATTTTTTCTGTGGAACCTGTGGAATCTCCAGTGATATTTGGAGGCGAATCAAATCCGCATTCTTTACAAGGATTAGGTGCAGGTTTTATCCCTTCCATTTTGAATGTAAAAATATTAGATGGATCTTTTTTAGTTTCAAAAGAAGATGCTTTTACTTTTGTTCGTAAAATAGCAAAAAAAGAAGGAATTCTTGTTGGAATCTCTACAGGAGCGGTTCTATCTGCTATAGATCAACAATTATCTAATTTTTCTGAAAAATCCATAATATTGACGTTTAATTATGATACTGGAGAAAGATATCTTTCAGTTGAAAATCTTTTTTTATGA
- a CDS encoding serine O-acetyltransferase — protein MLDFLNIIFEDNKKRNPFPNKKKSEEFIEALFNFLFTSDRYTLQNKVFLKKNYKKLFNFLYEIFLELNIDQKNSNNLSKKFFEELPNIYQTLIIDAYAILESDPAATVVEEIFLSYPGFFATALYRIAHQFWIQKIPIIPRLITEYAHSKTGVDIHASAEIGTSFAIDHGTGIVIGSSTKIGNKVKIYQGVTLGAIHVDKKLSNQKRHPTIEDQVTIYAGATILGGKTIVGHDSVIGGNVWLTRSVPPFSIVYQKSEIKMRNNSPFPDPINFMI, from the coding sequence ATGTTAGATTTTTTAAATATTATATTTGAAGATAACAAAAAAAGAAATCCTTTTCCTAATAAAAAAAAATCTGAGGAATTTATAGAAGCTTTATTTAATTTTCTATTTACTTCTGATCGATATACTTTACAAAATAAAGTTTTTCTCAAAAAGAATTATAAAAAACTCTTTAATTTTTTATATGAAATTTTTCTTGAATTAAATATTGATCAAAAAAATTCTAATAATCTTTCTAAAAAATTTTTTGAAGAACTTCCCAATATTTATCAAACATTGATAATAGACGCTTATGCTATCTTGGAATCTGATCCTGCTGCAACAGTTGTAGAAGAAATTTTTCTTTCTTACCCTGGTTTTTTCGCTACTGCATTATACAGAATAGCTCATCAATTTTGGATTCAGAAAATTCCAATTATTCCAAGATTGATTACAGAATATGCACACAGTAAAACAGGAGTAGATATTCATGCATCTGCAGAAATAGGGACATCTTTTGCAATTGATCATGGAACAGGAATAGTTATAGGTTCCAGTACAAAAATAGGAAATAAAGTTAAAATATATCAAGGAGTTACTTTGGGAGCTATTCATGTGGATAAAAAATTATCTAATCAAAAACGTCATCCTACTATAGAAGATCAAGTTACTATTTATGCGGGGGCTACGATTTTAGGAGGAAAAACTATAGTAGGTCATGATAGTGTAATTGGAGGAAATGTTTGGTTAACACGAAGTGTTCCTCCTTTTTCTATAGTATATCAAAAAAGCGAAATAAAAATGAGAAATAATAGTCCTTTTCCTGATCCTATTAATTTTATGATATAA